From Bacillus basilensis, a single genomic window includes:
- a CDS encoding ABC transporter permease — translation MDNTKAVMKPTSITIDNNDVKKVRKTKVKVLVRAITIPIIVLIIWQLAGVFGLVSKTVLPTPLDIFLACQEIIKTGELFGHLSISVFRAAAGFFIGGSLGIILGTIVGFSTRSEQYLDPSVQMLRTVPHLAVAPLFVLWFGFGETSKVLLIADGAFFPLYVNAFLGIRGVDSKLFDVARVLEFSKRKLITKLILPAALPNLLLGARLSLGIAWVSLVVAELMGSAEGIGYMIMDARQFSNTDIVFVGIIIFAFVGKFSDSIVRLLEVKFLRWRDNFKGEIGN, via the coding sequence TTGGATAATACGAAAGCTGTTATGAAACCAACGAGTATAACGATTGATAATAACGATGTAAAGAAAGTGCGAAAGACAAAAGTAAAAGTGTTAGTAAGAGCGATTACTATACCAATTATCGTATTAATAATTTGGCAGTTAGCCGGCGTATTCGGTCTAGTTTCTAAAACAGTTTTACCAACGCCGCTAGATATATTTTTAGCTTGTCAAGAAATTATAAAAACAGGAGAGTTATTCGGTCATTTAAGTATTAGTGTATTCAGGGCTGCGGCTGGGTTCTTTATTGGTGGGAGTTTAGGAATTATTTTAGGGACAATTGTTGGGTTTTCAACGAGAAGTGAGCAATATTTAGATCCGTCAGTACAAATGTTAAGAACTGTGCCTCACTTAGCTGTTGCACCGCTTTTCGTATTATGGTTCGGTTTTGGGGAAACATCGAAAGTGTTATTAATTGCAGATGGTGCTTTTTTTCCTTTATACGTAAACGCGTTTCTAGGAATACGAGGTGTAGATTCAAAGTTATTTGATGTTGCGAGAGTATTAGAGTTTAGTAAAAGAAAATTAATTACAAAATTAATTTTACCTGCCGCATTACCGAACCTATTACTAGGAGCAAGATTATCATTAGGAATTGCATGGGTGAGTTTAGTAGTAGCGGAACTTATGGGATCTGCAGAAGGTATTGGCTATATGATAATGGATGCAAGGCAATTTTCAAATACAGATATCGTATTTGTCGGTATTATTATCTTTGCATTCGTTGGGAAGTTTTCTGATTCAATCGTACGTTTACTAGAAGTGAAGTTTTTAAGATGGCGAGATAATTTTAAAGGAGAGATAGGAAATTAA
- a CDS encoding aliphatic sulfonate ABC transporter substrate-binding protein: MYKKIKVLSFALAISLFLFGCEKSTASNKKEDVTVQIGIQQGLSPLLLAQKKGWFEEEFKKEGVKVKWTEFQSGPPYFEAIASNRLDFGEVGNSPVISAQAAGIEFTEIANTSYARKGTGILVQKDSKITSVKQLKGKKIAVAKGSSAFNLLYRALDKEGINAKDVNVIQLQPDEAQPAFESGSVDAWAIWDPFISLHTVNKGAKVITDGELLNVSSPEFLITRTKFAKEHPELVEKFLKVYEKARVWQDENLDEAIKIYTSAKKIDAEIVKEVFNHDKPILVPVTKEIIAEQQKTADFQYKLGSIKKEIKTDKVVDNSFVEKALKAK; encoded by the coding sequence ATGTATAAAAAAATCAAAGTTCTTTCTTTTGCTTTAGCTATTTCTTTATTTTTATTTGGATGTGAAAAAAGCACAGCAAGTAATAAGAAGGAAGATGTAACAGTACAAATTGGTATTCAGCAAGGATTAAGTCCACTATTACTCGCACAGAAAAAAGGCTGGTTTGAAGAAGAGTTTAAAAAAGAAGGCGTTAAAGTGAAGTGGACAGAGTTCCAAAGCGGGCCTCCTTATTTTGAAGCAATTGCATCAAATCGATTAGACTTTGGTGAAGTTGGGAACTCCCCAGTTATTTCAGCTCAAGCAGCTGGTATTGAATTTACCGAAATTGCTAATACAAGTTATGCGAGAAAAGGAACAGGGATTCTTGTACAAAAGGATAGCAAGATTACGAGTGTCAAACAATTAAAAGGTAAAAAAATTGCTGTTGCAAAAGGAAGTAGCGCTTTTAATTTATTGTATCGAGCGCTAGATAAAGAAGGTATCAATGCGAAAGATGTAAATGTCATTCAGTTACAACCAGATGAAGCGCAGCCAGCATTTGAATCAGGATCAGTAGATGCATGGGCAATTTGGGATCCTTTCATATCGTTACATACGGTAAATAAAGGAGCGAAGGTGATTACAGATGGTGAACTATTAAATGTATCTTCTCCAGAGTTTTTAATTACGAGAACAAAATTTGCGAAAGAGCATCCAGAATTAGTTGAGAAATTCCTTAAAGTATATGAAAAAGCACGTGTATGGCAAGATGAAAACTTGGATGAAGCAATAAAAATATACACTTCTGCAAAGAAAATAGATGCAGAGATTGTAAAAGAAGTGTTTAATCACGACAAACCCATTTTAGTTCCAGTAACGAAAGAAATAATAGCAGAACAGCAAAAAACAGCGGATTTTCAATATAAGCTCGGTTCTATAAAGAAAGAAATCAAGACCGATAAAGTGGTAGATAATTCTTTCGTAGAAAAAGCGTTAAAGGCGAAATGA
- a CDS encoding ABC transporter ATP-binding protein — protein sequence MTVSIDGVSKYFSKQTRTVQVLENINFQLEKGDFVTVIGPSGCGKSTLLKIIAGLDSDFEGEIIIDGERITKPSKKQGLIFQEHRLFPWLTVEENIAADLSLKDKYVKDKVKEWVEIVRLDGFEKSYPKEISGGMSQRVAIARALLRDPNVLLLDEPFGALDAFTRSHLQEVLLNIWEQKKTTMIFVTHDIDEAIYLSNRIVIMSAKPGKIHKVIENNLPYPRSKTSESFQEIRKKVLQQFEHGELIQTSI from the coding sequence GTGACTGTATCAATTGATGGAGTATCAAAATATTTTTCGAAACAAACTCGTACTGTTCAAGTATTAGAGAATATTAATTTTCAATTAGAGAAAGGGGATTTTGTTACAGTAATTGGTCCGAGTGGTTGCGGAAAAAGTACACTATTAAAAATTATTGCGGGTTTAGACAGCGATTTTGAAGGAGAAATCATTATTGACGGAGAGCGTATAACAAAACCGAGTAAGAAGCAAGGATTAATATTTCAAGAGCATCGATTGTTTCCATGGCTAACAGTGGAAGAAAATATTGCAGCTGATTTGTCATTAAAAGATAAGTATGTGAAGGATAAGGTAAAGGAATGGGTTGAAATTGTTCGGTTAGACGGTTTTGAAAAATCATATCCGAAAGAAATATCAGGCGGGATGTCACAACGTGTTGCGATTGCAAGGGCGTTGCTAAGAGATCCCAATGTATTATTGCTTGATGAACCATTTGGAGCATTGGATGCATTTACCCGAAGTCATTTGCAAGAAGTACTGCTCAACATTTGGGAACAAAAAAAGACGACAATGATATTCGTTACACATGATATAGACGAAGCAATATATCTTTCGAACAGAATTGTTATCATGAGTGCAAAGCCTGGAAAAATACATAAAGTGATTGAAAATAATTTACCTTATCCGCGTAGTAAAACTTCGGAGTCATTCCAAGAAATTCGAAAGAAAGTATTACAGCAGTTTGAACACGGGGAACTAATTCAAACAAGTATATAG
- a CDS encoding TetR/AcrR family transcriptional regulator: MKRISKEPDIRRQELMDIGFELYMKNGMKGFGIKDVVNHAGVATGLFYYYFKSKENFVDEVLNDFIVKNMKLIEEILISNERSVMQKMKDSLNIFWTFIEKLAPYKNVSSFQTEQHFQLEQKLFTRMQPLIRQVIEEGVKTGVFNTVNSLLASGFILYGLSSIAYSDANLNLDTKQEMVNLVLNTLRYDQREGECI, from the coding sequence ATGAAAAGAATATCAAAAGAACCAGATATAAGAAGGCAAGAGTTAATGGATATTGGATTTGAACTATATATGAAAAATGGTATGAAAGGATTTGGCATAAAAGATGTTGTGAATCATGCTGGTGTAGCAACGGGCTTATTTTATTATTACTTCAAGTCTAAAGAGAATTTTGTTGATGAAGTATTAAATGATTTTATTGTGAAAAATATGAAGTTAATTGAAGAAATACTTATTTCTAATGAACGATCTGTCATGCAAAAGATGAAAGATTCTCTAAATATATTTTGGACATTTATCGAAAAATTAGCACCTTATAAAAATGTGAGTTCGTTTCAGACGGAACAACATTTTCAACTGGAACAGAAATTATTTACGCGAATGCAGCCATTAATTCGACAAGTGATTGAAGAAGGGGTGAAAACAGGGGTTTTTAATACTGTTAACTCATTATTAGCTTCAGGATTTATTTTATACGGTCTTAGTAGTATTGCCTATTCAGACGCGAATTTGAATTTAGATACGAAGCAAGAAATGGTTAATTTAGTATTAAATACACTACGATACGATCAAAGAGAAGGAGAATGTATATGA
- a CDS encoding DUF402 domain-containing protein: protein MNKLLTLKSKIVERKIRYDSTVVDHTCLLLEKQLQSIVLFHEVQYSFTMTTHSTSLTIPKGSYTIAYYWEDRPYNLYIWRDKNGMYLGSYFNVVKNTQITGELVSFEDLIIDILVLPSGEYFILDEDELPEPLEGFEGGYVNEALYVLEEIIQKTLPQMIVETEMVRLN, encoded by the coding sequence ATGAATAAATTACTAACACTTAAAAGTAAAATTGTAGAAAGAAAAATCCGGTATGACTCGACCGTAGTAGATCACACTTGCTTATTACTTGAAAAGCAGTTGCAAAGCATCGTGTTATTTCATGAGGTTCAGTATTCATTTACAATGACTACACATAGTACGAGTTTAACAATCCCAAAAGGAAGTTACACCATTGCATACTACTGGGAAGATCGTCCGTACAATTTATACATATGGAGAGATAAAAATGGAATGTATTTAGGCTCTTATTTTAATGTTGTAAAAAATACGCAAATAACAGGCGAACTAGTGTCATTTGAAGACTTAATTATTGATATTTTGGTACTTCCAAGCGGAGAATATTTTATTTTAGATGAAGATGAGTTACCTGAGCCTTTAGAGGGTTTTGAGGGTGGCTATGTGAATGAAGCTCTTTATGTATTAGAGGAAATAATTCAAAAGACGCTTCCTCAAATGATTGTAGAGACAGAAATGGTGAGGTTAAACTAA
- a CDS encoding NUDIX hydrolase has product MNNATNFHRAFGVYGICIENNNLLVIDKIKGPYRNRYDLPGGSLEDGESLLAGLHREIKEETGLKVTVVKQIATVDFQYPSKFKEYTHVHHIAVFYGVERCGGEFVVPEQFEEQDSSGARWIPIESITEGNSSPLVCSAVEWLKTNELPLEVKKYETWTVKNSF; this is encoded by the coding sequence ATGAATAATGCTACTAATTTTCATCGTGCGTTTGGTGTGTACGGCATTTGTATCGAAAATAATAATCTATTAGTAATCGATAAAATTAAAGGGCCATATAGAAATCGGTATGATCTACCTGGTGGTAGTCTAGAAGATGGGGAATCATTATTAGCTGGACTTCATAGAGAGATTAAAGAAGAGACCGGTCTAAAGGTAACGGTAGTAAAACAAATAGCTACAGTTGATTTTCAATATCCTTCAAAGTTCAAGGAGTATACACATGTACATCATATCGCAGTTTTCTACGGTGTTGAAAGGTGCGGAGGTGAATTCGTAGTACCGGAACAATTTGAAGAACAAGATTCATCAGGAGCTAGATGGATTCCTATCGAAAGCATTACAGAAGGCAATTCATCTCCGCTTGTATGTAGTGCAGTAGAGTGGCTGAAAACAAATGAGCTTCCATTAGAAGTGAAAAAATATGAAACATGGACAGTGAAAAACTCCTTCTAA
- a CDS encoding tetratricopeptide repeat protein — protein MEHLLKQAIKLRKEKKYAQSKEILIGLTNFTRDAEVLYQCAWIHDVMGLETEAMPYYEQAIANGLEGESLCGAYIGLGSTYRYIGEYDKAITVLETGLQQFPDNDVMKVFLSLAKYNVNDHESAMKLLLETVVKVEEVKEFERAISFYKDHLNEVFK, from the coding sequence ATGGAACATTTATTAAAGCAAGCTATTAAACTCCGGAAAGAAAAGAAATATGCGCAGTCTAAAGAGATACTCATTGGATTAACAAACTTTACGAGGGATGCAGAAGTACTTTATCAATGTGCCTGGATACATGATGTAATGGGTCTTGAAACAGAAGCTATGCCATATTATGAACAGGCAATTGCAAACGGTCTTGAAGGTGAGTCACTTTGCGGCGCATATATCGGCCTTGGTAGTACATATCGTTATATAGGGGAGTATGACAAAGCAATTACTGTTTTAGAAACAGGTTTACAGCAGTTTCCAGATAACGATGTGATGAAAGTATTTTTGTCATTAGCAAAATATAATGTAAACGATCATGAATCCGCGATGAAATTACTACTTGAAACAGTCGTAAAAGTAGAAGAAGTTAAAGAATTTGAACGTGCTATTTCATTTTATAAAGACCATTTAAACGAGGTTTTTAAATAG
- a CDS encoding phosphopantothenoylcysteine decarboxylase, translating to MKGKKVLITSGGCLEKWDQVRGHTNMAKGTIGRIIAEELISKGAHVIYLHGYFAEKPNDINNQLELHPFEGIVDLQDKMKSIITHEKVDAVIMAAAGSDWIVDKICDQDGNVLDMNGKISSDIAPIIHFQKAPKVLKQIKKWDPETVLVGFKLESDVNEEELFERAKNRMEEAKASIMIANSPHSLYSCGAVHYVIGQDGKGKLCNGKDETAKEIVKRLEVLCNHITAF from the coding sequence ATGAAGGGGAAAAAGGTATTAATTACAAGTGGTGGTTGTTTAGAAAAATGGGACCAAGTGCGTGGTCATACGAATATGGCAAAAGGAACAATTGGAAGAATAATTGCTGAAGAGCTTATAAGTAAAGGAGCGCATGTTATATATTTACACGGTTATTTTGCCGAGAAACCAAACGATATAAATAATCAATTAGAATTACACCCATTTGAAGGAATTGTTGATTTACAAGATAAAATGAAAAGTATCATTACGCATGAAAAGGTTGATGCAGTCATTATGGCAGCGGCTGGATCAGATTGGATTGTGGACAAGATTTGTGATCAAGATGGGAATGTTCTTGATATGAATGGAAAAATTTCAAGTGATATAGCGCCAATTATTCATTTTCAAAAGGCGCCGAAAGTATTAAAACAAATAAAAAAGTGGGATCCAGAAACAGTGCTCGTAGGCTTTAAGCTTGAAAGTGATGTAAATGAAGAAGAACTGTTTGAAAGAGCAAAAAATAGAATGGAAGAAGCAAAGGCGAGTATAATGATTGCGAATTCACCACATTCTTTATATTCGTGCGGAGCGGTACACTACGTAATTGGACAAGACGGTAAAGGGAAGCTATGTAATGGGAAAGATGAAACAGCGAAAGAAATTGTCAAAAGGTTAGAAGTACTATGTAATCACATTACTGCTTTTTAA
- the aacC gene encoding BA2930 family N-acetyltransferase has product MNDIVASTQLPNTIKTITNDLRKLGLEKGMTVIVHSSLSSIGWISGGAVAVVEALMKVVTKEGTIIMPTQSSDLSDPKHWSRPPVPEDWWQIIRDNVPAYDPRITPTRGMGEIVECFRTYPNVVRSNHPLGSFAAWGKHAEEITINQSLSMSLGEESPLRKIYDLDGYILLIGVGYDSNTSVHLSEVRSGACELIKVGAPIIENSERVWKEFVDMDYDSDKFVEIGVAFEQKGTVTMGKIGNAKCRLMKQRDIVDFGTEWFRKKNQ; this is encoded by the coding sequence ATGAATGACATAGTGGCAAGTACACAATTGCCAAATACAATCAAAACAATTACAAATGATTTAAGAAAATTAGGGTTAGAAAAAGGGATGACGGTTATTGTGCATTCTTCGCTAAGTTCTATCGGCTGGATATCTGGTGGAGCGGTTGCGGTAGTTGAAGCATTAATGAAAGTTGTTACAAAAGAAGGAACAATCATTATGCCAACGCAATCTTCAGATTTATCCGATCCGAAACATTGGTCAAGACCGCCTGTACCTGAAGACTGGTGGCAGATTATCCGTGATAATGTCCCAGCGTATGATCCACGAATAACACCAACAAGAGGCATGGGGGAAATAGTTGAATGTTTTCGTACATATCCGAATGTAGTTCGTAGCAATCATCCATTAGGGAGTTTTGCTGCATGGGGAAAACACGCAGAAGAAATAACGATAAATCAGTCACTATCGATGAGTTTAGGAGAGGAATCTCCATTAAGAAAAATATATGATTTAGACGGGTACATATTATTAATTGGTGTTGGCTATGATTCCAACACGTCTGTACATTTATCTGAAGTACGTTCTGGTGCATGTGAGTTAATTAAAGTGGGGGCACCTATTATAGAAAATAGTGAAAGAGTATGGAAAGAGTTTGTGGATATGGATTACGATTCTGATAAGTTTGTAGAAATCGGAGTAGCGTTTGAGCAAAAAGGTACTGTAACAATGGGGAAAATAGGAAACGCAAAGTGTCGTCTTATGAAACAACGAGATATCGTTGACTTTGGGACAGAATGGTTTCGTAAGAAAAATCAGTAA